Proteins encoded in a region of the Equus asinus isolate D_3611 breed Donkey chromosome X, EquAss-T2T_v2, whole genome shotgun sequence genome:
- the BMP15 gene encoding bone morphogenetic protein 15, with protein MVLLSILRILLWGLVLYREHRVQMAKVGQPSIALPAEVPTLPLILELLEEAPAKQQGKPQVLGHPLRYMLELYQRSADAHGHPRENRTIGATMVRLVKPLTNVARPLRGPWHIQTLDFPLRSNRVKYQLVRATVVYRHQLHLSHFNLSCHVEPWVQKSPTNQFPSSGRVSSKPSLLSKAWTEMDITQHIRQRLWNHKGRRVLRLRFVCQQPKDSEVLELRWHGTSSLDTVFLLLYFNDTHKSGQKTKLLPRGLEEFMERDASLLLRRVRQAGSMGSEVLGPSREREGPESNQCSLHPFQVSFHQLGWDHWIIAPHLYTPNYCKGACPRVLRYGLNSPNHAIIQSLVNELVDQSVPPPSCVPYKYVPISLLLIEANGSILYKEYENMIAQSCTCR; from the exons ATGGTCCTCCTCAGCATCCTTAGAATCCTTCTTTGGGGACTGGTGCTTTATAGGGAACACAGGGTCCAAATGGCAAAGGTAGGGCAGCCCTCTATTGCCCTCCCAGCTGAGGTCCCTACCTTGCCCCTGATTTTGGAGCTGCTAGaagaagcacctgccaagcagcAGGGGAAGCCACAGGTCCTAGGGCATCCCTTGCGGTACATGCTGGAGTTGTACCAGCGTTCAGCTGATGCACATGGACATCCTAGAGAGAACCGCACCATTGGCGCCACCATGGTGAGGCTGGTGAAGCCCTTGACCAATGTAGCAAGGCCTCTCAGAG GCCCCTGGCATATACAGACCCTGGACTTTCCTCTGAGATCCAACCGGGTAAAATACCAACTAGTCAGAGCCACTGTGGTTTACCGCCATCAACTTCACCTATCTCACTTCAACCTCTCCTGCCATGTGGAGCCCTGGGTCCAGAAGAGCCCAACCAACCAGTTTCCCTCTTCAGGGAGAGTTTCCTCAAAGCCTTCCCTGCTGTCCAAAGCGTGGACAGAGATGGATATCACACAACACATTCGGCAAAGGCTCTGGAATCACAAAGGGCGCAGGGTTCTACGACTCCGCTTCGTGTGTCAGCAGCCAAAAGATAGCGAGGTTCTTGAGCTCCGGTGGCATGGCACTTCATCTTTGGACACTGTCTTTTTGTTGCTGTATTTCAATGACACTCACAAAAGTGGTCAGAAGACCAAACTTCTCCCCAGAGGCTTGGAGGAATTTATGGAAAGGGACGCTTCTCTTCTCTTGCGGAGGGTTCGGCAAGCAGGCAGTATGGGGTCTGAGGTTCTTGGCCCCTCCCGCGAGCGTGAAGGGCCTGAAAGTAACCAGTGTTCCCTCCATCCTTTCCAAGTCAGTTTCCACCAGTTGGGCTGGGATCACTGGATCATTGCTCCCCATCTCTATACCCCAAACTACTGTAAGGGAGCCTGCCCTCGGGTACTACGCTATGGTCTCAATTCTCCCAATCACGCCATCATCCAGAGCCTTGTCAATGAGCTGGTAGACCAGAGTGTCCCTCCGCCCTCCTGTGTCCCTTACAAGTATGTTCCCATTAGCCTCCTTCTGATCGAGGCAAATGGGAGTATCTTGTACAAGGAGTATGAGAATATGATTGCCCAGTCCTGTACCTGCAGGTGA